The Candidatus Eisenbacteria bacterium genome includes a window with the following:
- a CDS encoding alanyl-tRNA editing protein — protein MTRKLYYHDALTLEFEAPAASATGRGGRSAVALEATYFYPTSGGQPHDTGTLGGARVVEVTEEGDEVLHWLEGDPGPGPWKARIDAARRRDHMEQHTGQHVLSAAFVAALKAPTVSFHMGAETSTIDVELRDPSRLAEAEALANRVVAEDRPVTVYEAARDQVEALGLRKPPAVDGSVRVVDVEGFDRSACGGTHVATTGRIQLIKVLGAEKVRENCRVEFVCGGRALRDYATKHDALKRLSARFTTGVAQVEAVVEKKIEEAAAQRRSLEKLEQELAGYEAERFAREAVVVSAPGGPVTPEGPGGAAAPRLLVRWIEGRSAAYLRALSAGLQGREGLVYVLGLASDNPAWIVGHGPGVELDLRVFWKEWSAGIGAKGGGKADLIQGGGLSGAAPADALGHAETMLRGTLGAGS, from the coding sequence ATGACCAGGAAGCTCTACTACCACGACGCGCTCACGCTGGAATTCGAGGCGCCGGCGGCCTCCGCGACGGGCCGCGGCGGCCGCTCCGCGGTGGCCCTGGAGGCCACGTATTTCTACCCCACCTCGGGCGGCCAGCCGCACGACACCGGCACGCTGGGCGGGGCGCGCGTGGTGGAGGTCACCGAGGAGGGCGACGAGGTGCTGCACTGGCTCGAGGGCGATCCCGGCCCCGGGCCGTGGAAGGCGCGCATCGACGCGGCGCGCCGTCGCGACCACATGGAGCAGCACACCGGCCAGCACGTGCTCTCGGCCGCGTTCGTGGCGGCGCTCAAGGCGCCCACGGTATCGTTCCACATGGGTGCGGAGACCTCCACGATTGACGTGGAGCTGCGCGACCCGTCCCGGCTGGCGGAGGCGGAGGCGTTGGCGAACCGCGTGGTGGCCGAGGACCGGCCGGTGACCGTCTACGAGGCGGCGCGCGACCAGGTCGAGGCGCTGGGACTGCGCAAGCCGCCGGCGGTGGACGGGTCGGTGCGCGTGGTGGACGTGGAGGGCTTCGACCGCTCCGCCTGCGGCGGGACGCACGTGGCGACCACCGGGCGCATCCAGCTGATCAAGGTGCTGGGGGCGGAGAAGGTGCGCGAGAACTGCCGCGTGGAGTTCGTGTGCGGCGGGCGCGCGCTGCGCGACTACGCGACCAAGCACGACGCCCTGAAGCGGCTGTCCGCGCGCTTCACCACCGGGGTGGCGCAGGTGGAGGCCGTGGTGGAGAAGAAGATCGAGGAGGCGGCCGCCCAGCGGCGCAGTCTCGAGAAGCTGGAGCAGGAGCTGGCAGGCTACGAGGCGGAGCGCTTCGCGCGCGAGGCCGTGGTGGTGTCCGCGCCCGGCGGGCCGGTGACGCCGGAGGGCCCCGGAGGTGCGGCCGCGCCGAGGCTGCTGGTGCGCTGGATCGAGGGCCGCAGCGCCGCCTACCTGCGCGCGCTGAGTGCCGGGCTGCAGGGGCGCGAGGGCCTGGTGTACGTGCTGGGGCTGGCGTCCGACAATCCCGCGTGGATCGTCGGCCATGGCCCGGGCGTGGAGCTGGACCTGCGGGTCTTCTGGAAAGAGTGGTCGGCCGGCATCGGGGCGAAGGGCGGCGGCAAGGCCGACCTGATCCAGGGCGGCGGCCTCTCAGGCGCGGCGCCCGCGGATGCCCTGGGCCACGCCGAGACGATGCTGCGCGGCACGCTGGGGGCGGGCTCGTGA
- a CDS encoding NifU family protein — MSEDIRDQVTRVLEQVRPLFRDDGVEIELLGVRGGVVSLHVDTTGCTGCASPQEVLESGLERLLREKVPGITRIVTM; from the coding sequence ATGAGCGAGGACATTCGAGACCAGGTGACGCGCGTCCTGGAGCAGGTCCGCCCGCTGTTCCGGGACGACGGCGTGGAAATCGAGCTGCTGGGCGTGCGCGGTGGCGTCGTGTCCCTGCACGTGGACACGACGGGATGCACGGGATGTGCCTCGCCCCAGGAAGTGCTGGAAAGTGGCCTCGAGCGGCTCCTTCGCGAGAAGGTCCCCGGGATCACCCGGATCGTCACGATGTAG
- the hisA gene encoding 1-(5-phosphoribosyl)-5-[(5-phosphoribosylamino)methylideneamino]imidazole-4-carboxamide isomerase — translation MIIIPALDLLDDHVVRLQHGERRAAHVYSNDPAEMARRWERLGAEMLHVVDLDRALGEGQDNREAVYALAAAVKIPFQLGGGLRTDEDVDEALAMGASRVVLGTRAVREPAWLERMLARHDRKIVVALDTRKGVLEVAGWQESTMVRAIEFAAELARMGCERVMVTDIDRDGMLGGANLGLAESLARASGLKVIASGGAGSLSELEKLRWLGEAGVEGIVVGRALYEGRFTLAQARRALGGGDGPPPAPDSGTG, via the coding sequence ATGATCATCATACCCGCGCTCGACCTGCTGGATGACCACGTGGTGCGCCTGCAGCACGGCGAGCGCCGCGCCGCGCACGTGTACTCCAACGACCCCGCCGAGATGGCCAGGCGCTGGGAGCGGCTCGGCGCGGAAATGCTCCACGTGGTGGACCTGGACCGCGCGCTGGGAGAGGGGCAGGACAACCGCGAGGCGGTGTACGCCCTGGCCGCGGCGGTGAAGATCCCCTTCCAGCTGGGGGGTGGCCTGCGCACCGACGAGGACGTGGACGAGGCGCTGGCCATGGGCGCCTCGCGCGTGGTGCTGGGCACGCGCGCGGTGCGCGAGCCCGCCTGGCTGGAGCGCATGCTGGCGCGCCATGACCGGAAGATCGTGGTGGCGCTGGACACCCGCAAGGGGGTGCTGGAGGTCGCCGGCTGGCAGGAGAGCACCATGGTGCGCGCCATCGAGTTCGCCGCCGAACTGGCGCGCATGGGCTGCGAGCGAGTGATGGTGACCGACATTGACCGCGACGGGATGCTGGGGGGCGCCAACCTGGGCCTGGCGGAGAGCCTCGCGCGCGCCTCCGGCCTCAAGGTGATCGCCTCGGGCGGGGCGGGCTCGCTCTCGGAGCTGGAGAAGCTGCGCTGGCTGGGGGAGGCCGGCGTGGAGGGCATCGTGGTGGGCCGGGCGCTCTACGAGGGCCGCTTCACCCTGGCCCAGGCGCGCCGGGCGCTGGGTGGCGGAGACGGCCCGCCGCCCGCCCCGGACAGCGGAACCGGGTGA
- a CDS encoding NADH-quinone oxidoreductase subunit N, with translation MNAALDLTLTVQDWVTLRPTEILTVVGLVAMLLSAFMRDERSGLVGWFAAAGMFVALADLVSQWGVRSEGFRRMIVTDDFTVFFGVVVLAAGIYTTLISIPYLKRNGLAHGEYYALIVFATLGAVLMASSTDLVLTFIGLETLSLAIYILAGFARSRMDSTEAALKYFLLGAFASAFLLFGIALLYGATGSTRLHAIAAAIAGNPSQPAILAVAMILVGIGFAFKVAAVPFHMWTPDVYEGAPASVTAYMAAGVKAAAFAGFARVFWVAFAPLTAEWSGFLAAAAILTMTWGNVVAIQQKNIKRMLAYSSIAHAGYLLVAMVAGGDDGRAALLFYFLPYALMNLGAFAVITALERQKGGDAVLIDDYSGLASRSPWLALAMAVFLFSLAGIPPTAGFMGKFYIFKAAVQTGHLGLAIVGVLNSVISVFYYLRPVVAMYMQEPGENHAVPAAKPVVNALMLASILALLYMGIQPGGLFDMALQSVQGLLQT, from the coding sequence ATGAATGCGGCGCTCGACCTCACCCTTACCGTCCAGGATTGGGTGACGCTGCGGCCCACGGAGATCCTGACCGTGGTGGGCCTGGTGGCCATGCTGCTCTCCGCGTTCATGCGCGACGAGCGCTCGGGGCTGGTGGGCTGGTTCGCCGCCGCCGGCATGTTCGTGGCGCTGGCCGACCTGGTGAGCCAGTGGGGCGTGCGCTCCGAGGGCTTCCGGCGGATGATCGTCACCGACGACTTCACCGTGTTCTTCGGCGTGGTGGTCCTGGCCGCCGGCATCTACACCACGCTCATCTCGATCCCGTACCTGAAGCGCAACGGGCTGGCCCACGGCGAGTACTACGCGCTGATCGTCTTCGCCACGCTGGGCGCGGTGCTGATGGCCTCCTCCACCGACCTGGTGCTGACCTTCATCGGCCTGGAGACGCTCTCGCTGGCCATCTACATCCTTGCCGGCTTCGCGCGCTCGCGCATGGACTCCACCGAGGCCGCCCTGAAGTACTTCCTGCTGGGCGCCTTTGCCTCTGCCTTCCTGCTGTTCGGCATCGCGCTGCTCTACGGTGCCACCGGATCCACGCGGCTGCACGCGATCGCCGCGGCCATCGCGGGCAACCCCTCTCAGCCGGCCATCCTGGCGGTGGCGATGATCCTGGTGGGCATCGGCTTCGCCTTCAAGGTGGCGGCGGTGCCGTTCCACATGTGGACGCCCGACGTGTACGAGGGCGCGCCGGCCTCGGTCACCGCCTACATGGCCGCGGGGGTGAAGGCCGCCGCCTTCGCCGGTTTCGCGCGTGTGTTCTGGGTGGCGTTCGCCCCGCTCACCGCGGAGTGGTCGGGCTTCCTGGCCGCCGCGGCCATCCTGACCATGACCTGGGGCAACGTGGTGGCCATCCAGCAGAAGAACATCAAGCGCATGCTGGCCTACTCCTCGATCGCCCACGCCGGCTACCTGCTGGTGGCCATGGTGGCCGGCGGCGATGACGGCCGCGCCGCGCTGCTGTTCTACTTCCTGCCCTACGCGCTGATGAACCTGGGCGCGTTCGCCGTGATCACCGCGCTGGAGCGGCAGAAGGGCGGCGACGCGGTGCTGATTGACGACTACTCCGGGCTGGCGTCGCGCTCGCCGTGGCTGGCGCTGGCCATGGCGGTGTTCCTGTTCTCGCTGGCCGGCATCCCGCCCACCGCGGGCTTCATGGGCAAGTTCTACATCTTCAAGGCCGCCGTGCAGACCGGCCACCTGGGCCTGGCCATCGTGGGCGTCCTCAACAGTGTCATCTCGGTGTTCTACTACCTGCGCCCGGTGGTGGCCATGTACATGCAGGAGCCCGGCGAGAACCACGCCGTGCCCGCCGCGAAGCCGGTGGTGAACGCGCTGATGCTGGCGTCCATCCTGGCCCTGCTCTACATGGGCATCCAGCCCGGGGGCCTGTTCGACATGGCGCTGCAGTCGGTGCAGGGGCTGCTGCAGACGTAG
- the hisE gene encoding phosphoribosyl-ATP diphosphatase — MGRPRGLQLYDLIERRRQELPEDSHTAKLFRKGPAAIAKKVGEEGVEVAVALLAQSRERVVEESADLLYHLLALWSQAGVTPTEVVTELKRRHLG, encoded by the coding sequence ATGGGCCGACCGCGAGGCCTCCAGCTCTACGATCTCATCGAGCGCCGCCGCCAGGAGCTGCCGGAGGACTCGCACACCGCGAAGCTGTTCCGCAAGGGTCCGGCCGCGATCGCCAAGAAGGTGGGCGAGGAGGGCGTCGAGGTGGCCGTCGCGCTGCTGGCGCAGTCGAGGGAGCGGGTGGTGGAGGAGTCGGCGGACCTGCTGTACCACCTGCTGGCGCTGTGGTCGCAGGCGGGGGTGACGCCGACCGAAGTCGTGACCGAACTGAAGCGGCGGCACCTGGGGTAG
- the mutM gene encoding bifunctional DNA-formamidopyrimidine glycosylase/DNA-(apurinic or apyrimidinic site) lyase, protein MPELPEVETIRRDLARRLAGRRVEKLTRAVPAMLRELPPARLRQAVEGRRFLEPGRHGKLLRLPLEEGAELGVHLGMSGRLTVDERSVEAGAHTHVEMLLEDGARLRFRDPRRFGRWALTANGRTWGRLFGNAGVDPLDPAFDEPALRSILSRARGEVKRLLLDQSRVAGLGNIYVCEALHRARIHPARRADKVARPAAARLHRAILEVLRTALESRGTTLNDYRDAEGRPGGFQRLLRVYDREGEACPGCGRKVRRILQAGRSTYFCPGCQRR, encoded by the coding sequence ATGCCCGAACTCCCCGAAGTCGAGACCATTCGCCGCGACCTGGCCCGCCGCCTCGCCGGCCGCCGCGTGGAAAAGCTCACGCGCGCGGTGCCGGCCATGCTGCGCGAGCTGCCACCCGCCCGGCTGCGCCAGGCCGTGGAAGGCCGGCGGTTCCTGGAGCCCGGCCGCCACGGGAAGCTGCTGCGGCTGCCGCTGGAGGAGGGCGCCGAGCTGGGGGTGCACCTGGGGATGTCAGGCCGGCTCACCGTGGACGAGCGCAGCGTCGAGGCCGGCGCCCACACGCACGTGGAAATGCTCCTGGAGGACGGCGCCCGTCTGCGCTTCCGCGACCCGCGCCGCTTCGGCCGCTGGGCGCTGACCGCGAACGGCCGCACCTGGGGCCGCCTGTTTGGCAATGCCGGTGTGGACCCGCTGGATCCCGCCTTCGACGAGCCCGCCTTGCGCTCCATCCTGTCCCGGGCCCGCGGCGAGGTGAAGCGCCTGCTCCTGGACCAGTCGCGCGTGGCCGGCCTGGGGAACATCTACGTGTGTGAGGCACTCCACCGGGCGCGCATCCACCCGGCCCGCCGCGCCGACAAGGTGGCCCGGCCCGCAGCCGCGCGACTGCACCGGGCCATCCTGGAGGTCCTGCGCACCGCCCTGGAATCCCGCGGCACGACGCTCAACGACTACCGCGACGCCGAAGGCCGCCCCGGCGGATTCCAGCGGTTGCTCCGCGTCTATGACCGCGAGGGGGAGGCGTGTCCCGGGTGTGGACGGAAGGTACGGCGCATCCTGCAGGCCGGCAGAAGCACGTACTTCTGCCCGGGATGCCAGAGGCGGTAG
- a CDS encoding NADH-quinone oxidoreductase subunit M, which translates to MGILSLLVFLPTAGALALLAWPRRNEEGIKWFAMLVSVADLLVSVRVLQLFRTGEARMQLEERLPWLGKLGASYHLGVDGITLFLLLLTTLLTSLAILSSWTSVHKKIKEYMISLLMLETGMLGVFVSLDLVLFYLFWEAMLIPMYLLIGVWGGERRIYAAVKFFLYTMAGSVLMLVAILVLYFHHHAQTGTYTTDLLALYGTRFGASMEAWLFLAFFVAFAIKVPMFPFHTWLPDAHVEAPTAGSVILAGVLLKMGTYGMLRFAMPLFPHATLQFMPMVLVLSVIGIIYGAMVAMVQPDLKKLVAYSSVSHLGFCVLGMFALNTQGLQGSLMQMLNHGVSTGALFLLVGMIYERRHTRMISEFGGLWKAQPIYSAMFMVVMLSSVGLPGTNGFVGEFLVLVGAFEKHRWITVFASTGVILSAVYMLWMFQRAIFGKLENPKNQELKDINTREKWVLIPLLVLIFWMGIYPKPVLSRMEPSVNLLLRDFQGRASEVTMARPPAAEVTR; encoded by the coding sequence GGGTATCCTGAGTCTGCTGGTCTTCCTTCCCACTGCGGGCGCGCTGGCGCTGCTGGCCTGGCCACGCCGCAACGAGGAGGGCATCAAGTGGTTCGCGATGCTGGTGAGCGTCGCGGACCTGCTGGTGTCGGTGCGCGTGCTGCAGTTGTTCCGCACCGGCGAGGCCCGGATGCAGCTCGAGGAACGCCTCCCGTGGCTGGGGAAGCTGGGCGCGTCCTACCACCTGGGTGTGGACGGCATCACCCTGTTCCTGCTGCTGCTGACCACGCTGCTCACCTCGCTGGCGATCCTCAGCTCGTGGACCTCCGTCCACAAGAAGATCAAGGAGTACATGATCTCGCTGCTCATGCTCGAGACGGGCATGCTGGGCGTGTTCGTGTCCCTGGACCTGGTGCTGTTCTACCTGTTCTGGGAGGCGATGCTGATCCCGATGTACCTGCTCATCGGGGTGTGGGGCGGCGAGCGGCGCATCTACGCGGCGGTGAAGTTCTTCCTGTACACCATGGCGGGCAGCGTCCTGATGCTGGTCGCCATCCTGGTCCTGTACTTCCACCACCACGCGCAGACCGGGACGTACACCACCGACCTGCTGGCGCTGTACGGAACGCGCTTCGGGGCCTCCATGGAGGCGTGGCTGTTCCTGGCCTTCTTCGTGGCCTTTGCCATCAAGGTGCCGATGTTCCCGTTCCACACGTGGCTGCCCGACGCCCACGTGGAGGCCCCCACGGCGGGCTCGGTGATCCTGGCCGGGGTGCTGCTGAAGATGGGCACCTACGGCATGCTGCGCTTCGCCATGCCGCTGTTCCCGCACGCCACGCTGCAGTTCATGCCCATGGTGCTGGTGCTCTCGGTGATCGGGATCATCTACGGGGCCATGGTGGCCATGGTGCAGCCCGACCTCAAGAAGCTGGTGGCCTACTCCTCGGTGAGCCACCTGGGCTTCTGCGTGCTGGGCATGTTCGCGCTGAACACCCAGGGCCTGCAGGGCTCGCTGATGCAGATGCTCAACCACGGCGTGAGCACCGGGGCGCTGTTCCTGCTGGTGGGCATGATCTACGAGCGCCGGCACACGCGCATGATCTCGGAGTTCGGCGGGCTGTGGAAGGCGCAGCCCATCTACTCCGCGATGTTCATGGTGGTGATGCTCTCCTCGGTGGGACTGCCGGGCACCAACGGCTTCGTGGGCGAGTTCCTGGTGCTGGTGGGCGCGTTCGAGAAGCACCGCTGGATCACCGTGTTCGCCTCCACCGGGGTGATCCTGAGCGCCGTGTACATGCTGTGGATGTTCCAGCGCGCCATCTTCGGCAAGCTGGAGAACCCGAAGAACCAGGAGCTCAAGGACATCAACACCCGCGAGAAGTGGGTGCTGATCCCGCTGCTGGTGCTGATCTTCTGGATGGGCATCTACCCCAAGCCCGTGCTGAGCCGGATGGAGCCGAGCGTGAACCTGCTGCTGCGTGACTTCCAGGGGCGCGCCTCCGAGGTGACCATGGCCCGCCCGCCCGCCGCGGAGGTGACGCGATGA
- a CDS encoding insulinase family protein, producing MKRSLPLVLLVAFSILSVPDASPADRRAPSRGRAGQAPLVGRPGALLRGLLPGGLRVVIWSDPDLAVETACLVVGVGSVHDMERKQGAAAMVADMVREAWDSGGMAPEALRVRADEDAATFLLQTRGGDFPDALEVLGQRISRLEPGPGEVEAARRRAVQRFEDRRPWSPAEVALRGALFDVYGYHRSPRGTGESLAGVTPDVVHGYYSQYYRPNNAVLAVCGPLDPESVRRAAARAFSAWQYGYVPPASPREPPPLEGPVFGSAEGVDGTCAILGGALVPHVPLPERLALEVCAEALATAVDSSSAVPRRRASLVRHRLCDEVRVGWTADAAGLAYAARDWTRDLGDLAALPAPVFERLREACLLRVLADENWVTGAARATLFGWPVDTPDDIVTAADALGPERVADTARRWLGPRRWALVSNVRRSALQAAFAAAAGGGP from the coding sequence ATGAAACGCAGCCTTCCCCTGGTTCTCCTCGTTGCATTCTCCATCCTGAGCGTGCCGGATGCCTCCCCCGCGGACCGCAGGGCGCCTTCGCGCGGCCGCGCGGGCCAGGCCCCGCTGGTGGGCCGTCCGGGCGCCCTGCTGCGCGGCCTGCTGCCGGGCGGCCTGCGCGTGGTGATCTGGAGCGATCCGGACCTCGCGGTGGAGACCGCCTGCCTGGTCGTCGGCGTGGGCTCGGTCCACGACATGGAGCGCAAGCAGGGGGCGGCCGCGATGGTGGCCGACATGGTGCGCGAGGCCTGGGACTCCGGGGGCATGGCGCCCGAGGCGCTGCGTGTGCGCGCCGACGAGGACGCCGCCACGTTCCTGCTGCAGACCCGCGGGGGGGACTTCCCCGACGCGCTGGAGGTGCTGGGACAGCGGATCAGCCGGCTGGAGCCGGGCCCCGGGGAGGTCGAGGCGGCTCGACGGCGGGCGGTGCAGCGCTTCGAGGACCGCCGCCCGTGGTCCCCGGCGGAAGTGGCGCTGCGCGGCGCGCTCTTCGACGTCTACGGGTACCACCGCTCCCCGCGCGGCACCGGGGAGTCGCTGGCCGGGGTCACCCCCGACGTGGTGCACGGCTACTACTCGCAGTACTATCGGCCCAACAACGCGGTGCTGGCGGTGTGCGGCCCGCTGGATCCCGAGAGTGTCCGCCGGGCCGCGGCACGCGCATTCTCGGCGTGGCAGTACGGCTACGTGCCGCCCGCGAGCCCGCGGGAGCCGCCGCCGCTGGAGGGCCCGGTGTTCGGCTCCGCGGAGGGCGTGGACGGCACTTGCGCGATCCTGGGCGGGGCGCTGGTGCCGCACGTGCCGCTGCCGGAGCGGCTGGCCCTCGAAGTGTGCGCGGAGGCGCTGGCGACGGCCGTGGATTCGTCCTCCGCCGTCCCGAGGCGCCGTGCGAGCCTGGTGCGGCACCGGCTGTGCGACGAGGTGCGGGTGGGCTGGACCGCCGATGCGGCCGGGCTGGCCTACGCAGCCCGGGACTGGACCCGCGACCTGGGGGACCTGGCGGCGCTGCCGGCGCCGGTCTTCGAGCGCCTGCGCGAGGCTTGCCTCCTGCGGGTCCTCGCCGACGAGAACTGGGTCACCGGCGCGGCGCGGGCCACGCTGTTCGGCTGGCCCGTGGACACCCCGGACGACATCGTGACCGCTGCGGACGCCCTGGGCCCGGAGCGGGTGGCGGACACCGCGCGCCGCTGGCTGGGCCCGCGTCGCTGGGCGCTGGTGTCGAACGTGCGCCGCTCGGCGCTGCAGGCCGCATTCGCGGCGGCCGCCGGAGGGGGACCGTGA
- a CDS encoding sigma-54-dependent Fis family transcriptional regulator, translating to MLKLVEKIAPTDSPVLITGESGTGKELVARSIHYQSRRADRPFLAVNCGALPENLVESELFGHARGAFTGASQEKRGLFEEADQGTLFLDEIGELQPSLQVKLLRVLQQGEVRRVGANQSRVVDVRVVAATNRDLVEALRSGAFREDLYYRLNVFQIDLPPLRERREDIPILALYFLSRYAHRLGKDLKEFSQEAQAVLLRYEYPGNVRELENAVQRAVTLAEGRQVQASDLPPWMLESGRLLTERAGGPGAPPPDEDMTLEELERRHIARTLERHRQNMSRTAKALGISRATLWRKLKRDRDGHA from the coding sequence GTGCTTAAGCTCGTGGAGAAGATCGCACCGACCGATTCCCCGGTCCTCATCACCGGGGAGAGCGGCACCGGCAAGGAGCTGGTGGCGCGTTCCATCCACTACCAGAGCCGCCGGGCCGACCGGCCCTTCCTGGCCGTGAACTGCGGCGCGCTGCCGGAGAACCTGGTCGAGAGCGAGTTGTTCGGGCACGCCCGCGGGGCCTTCACCGGGGCGTCCCAGGAGAAGCGGGGGCTGTTCGAGGAGGCCGACCAGGGCACGCTGTTCCTCGACGAGATCGGGGAGCTGCAGCCCTCGCTGCAGGTGAAGCTGCTGCGCGTGCTGCAGCAGGGCGAGGTGCGCCGCGTGGGAGCCAACCAGTCCCGCGTGGTGGACGTGCGCGTGGTGGCGGCCACCAACCGGGACCTGGTGGAGGCCCTGCGCAGCGGGGCGTTCCGCGAGGACCTGTACTACCGGCTCAATGTCTTCCAGATTGACCTGCCGCCGCTGCGCGAGCGCCGCGAGGACATCCCCATCCTGGCGCTGTACTTCCTCTCCCGCTACGCGCACCGCCTGGGCAAGGACCTCAAGGAGTTCAGCCAGGAGGCGCAGGCGGTGCTGCTGCGCTACGAGTACCCGGGCAACGTGCGCGAGCTGGAGAACGCCGTGCAGCGCGCCGTGACGCTGGCCGAGGGGCGCCAGGTGCAGGCGTCGGACCTCCCGCCGTGGATGCTGGAGAGCGGCCGGCTCCTGACCGAGCGCGCCGGCGGGCCGGGCGCGCCCCCCCCGGACGAGGACATGACGCTCGAGGAGCTGGAGCGCCGCCACATCGCGCGCACGCTGGAACGGCACCGCCAGAACATGAGCCGCACCGCGAAGGCGCTGGGGATCTCCCGCGCCACGCTGTGGCGCAAGCTCAAGCGCGACCGCGACGGGCATGCCTAG